The following coding sequences lie in one Methylomonas sp. UP202 genomic window:
- a CDS encoding YbjQ family protein: MLVSTTPKLEGYTIDEYLGIVSSEAVLGANVFVDLFASWRNFFGGHTRGYEKELSKARQDALDGLVARAKTCGASGIVGVSIDHEFLAMGKGGLMMVVATGTAVIFHRSETNNKSKRYLIGEEA, from the coding sequence ATGCTTGTTAGCACTACACCAAAACTGGAGGGCTATACCATCGACGAATACTTAGGGATTGTCAGTAGCGAAGCCGTACTAGGCGCCAACGTGTTTGTCGACCTTTTTGCAAGCTGGCGAAACTTTTTCGGCGGCCATACCAGAGGGTACGAGAAAGAATTGAGCAAGGCTCGCCAGGATGCGCTCGACGGCCTAGTCGCGCGTGCCAAGACCTGCGGAGCCAGTGGTATCGTTGGTGTTTCAATCGATCACGAGTTTTTAGCAATGGGGAAAGGGGGGCTCATGATGGTAGTAGCGACAGGTACCGCTGTGATATTTCATAGATCCGAAACGAACAACAAAAGCAAAAGATATCTGATTGGGGAGGAAGCATGA
- a CDS encoding TrbI/VirB10 family protein: protein MKHAILEKWDALNPAHQRMIVVTGILVTLMVVISGLLGDAPPPTSSSAKKDIARHIFTDSDPRSLGIDGLGAQLRQLQSEQHTLRGLLESMANQNQQYQASDQQRIKQLADQTGQTAQTQIEALKAEVERLKTEGQAEPSSSQAVLPPESPAKPHPVKERVNPADALFNPRVYQDQTAMPADPVPANPVKDADRNALQIRVIKQTASSDTETKKKTEVAETKKAEQESVQIPAGSILSGNLLNGMDAPTGSSAQKNPFPVLVRLKTDAILPNRYTADVRECFVVSSGYGDLSSERAYIRAESISCVRQDGGVIEVPLDAYAVGEDGKVGIRGRFVSKQGALLRNALLAGFLRGFSDMFGRTQTQVLALAGPAGVATTPFQRSFSQDSMEGGALRGTGYAMERLANYYIDYAENLFPVIEIDNTRKINLVVQRGTKLRLLEKG from the coding sequence ATGAAACACGCGATACTCGAAAAATGGGACGCTCTGAATCCGGCTCATCAACGGATGATCGTCGTCACGGGGATTCTGGTGACGCTGATGGTGGTGATCAGTGGGCTATTAGGGGATGCGCCGCCGCCCACATCCAGCAGCGCCAAGAAGGACATCGCCCGGCATATCTTCACGGATTCGGACCCCCGATCCTTGGGTATCGACGGCTTGGGGGCGCAGCTTCGGCAATTGCAATCCGAACAACATACGCTACGCGGCTTGTTGGAGAGTATGGCTAACCAAAATCAGCAGTATCAAGCCTCCGATCAGCAACGGATCAAACAGTTGGCCGACCAAACCGGTCAAACCGCGCAAACCCAGATCGAAGCCTTGAAGGCCGAAGTCGAGCGCTTGAAAACCGAAGGCCAAGCCGAACCGTCAAGCTCGCAAGCCGTGTTGCCGCCCGAATCGCCGGCAAAACCGCATCCGGTCAAAGAGCGGGTCAACCCGGCCGACGCCTTGTTCAATCCGCGGGTTTATCAGGATCAGACGGCAATGCCCGCCGATCCGGTCCCCGCCAATCCGGTCAAGGATGCCGATCGCAATGCCTTGCAAATCCGGGTGATCAAGCAAACGGCCAGCTCCGACACCGAGACCAAGAAAAAGACCGAAGTCGCGGAAACCAAAAAAGCCGAACAAGAGAGTGTGCAGATACCGGCGGGCAGCATTTTATCCGGCAATCTACTCAACGGAATGGATGCACCGACCGGCAGCAGCGCTCAGAAGAACCCCTTTCCGGTTTTAGTGCGACTGAAAACCGACGCCATTTTGCCCAATCGCTACACCGCCGATGTTAGGGAATGCTTCGTGGTGTCCTCCGGTTACGGCGACCTCAGTTCCGAGCGGGCCTATATCCGTGCCGAGTCCATTTCGTGCGTCCGCCAAGACGGCGGCGTCATCGAAGTCCCGCTGGATGCGTACGCGGTCGGCGAAGACGGCAAGGTCGGCATACGCGGCCGCTTCGTCAGCAAACAGGGCGCTTTGCTGCGCAATGCGTTGCTGGCAGGCTTTCTGCGCGGTTTTTCCGACATGTTCGGCCGCACCCAAACGCAGGTATTGGCCCTGGCGGGGCCGGCCGGGGTGGCCACTACCCCGTTCCAACGCTCCTTCAGCCAGGATTCGATGGAGGGCGGGGCTCTACGCGGGACGGGTTACGCGATGGAGCGTTTGGCCAATTATTACATCGATTATGCCGAGAACCTGTTCCCGGTGATCGAAATCGACAACACCCGCAAAATCAATCTGGTGGTGCAACGCGGTACCAAACTGCGATTGCTCGAAAAAGGTTAG
- a CDS encoding TraV family lipoprotein yields MFRPMLWISALSLMSGCTLIPDSYGCKGMPDDPICMSTELAYQATDNLPPPSDTAAANGATRPVPPTLTGAGPERSPAPKIEDPTPIRTPSEVMRIWVAPWEDKDGDLNVSGYVFTEIEPRRWMIGKKSVTQNPPLRALQVEQRDPPKKDKLDLDGLAEGKRMPGGAGKMPEGFEALLKARSPF; encoded by the coding sequence ATGTTTAGACCGATGCTATGGATATCGGCGTTGTCGCTGATGAGCGGCTGCACGCTGATTCCCGATTCCTATGGCTGCAAGGGGATGCCGGACGACCCGATTTGTATGTCGACCGAATTGGCGTATCAAGCGACGGACAACCTACCGCCGCCCAGTGACACTGCGGCTGCCAACGGTGCGACGCGACCGGTACCGCCGACACTGACCGGGGCCGGTCCGGAGCGATCGCCGGCGCCGAAAATCGAAGACCCGACGCCGATTCGCACGCCGTCGGAAGTGATGCGAATTTGGGTGGCGCCCTGGGAGGACAAAGACGGCGATTTGAACGTCTCGGGTTACGTGTTTACCGAGATAGAGCCCAGGCGTTGGATGATCGGAAAGAAATCCGTGACGCAAAATCCACCATTGCGGGCTCTGCAAGTGGAACAACGCGATCCGCCAAAAAAGGACAAATTGGATCTTGATGGCTTGGCGGAGGGTAAACGAATGCCGGGTGGGGCTGGCAAAATGCCGGAGGGTTTTGAAGCACTGTTGAAAGCCAGATCGCCTTTTTAG
- a CDS encoding TraE/TraK family type IV conjugative transfer system protein: protein MKLNVFLESWGFVQAENRLHRYLLIGLLVTNVVTAFAALRTERTVIMIPPNLTEKVEISRQDASAKTFEAWGLFLAQLLGNVTPNTLDFVADSVSPLLSSQIHRETVNAMHDQINALKIDKISTTFTPNQVYYEQDTNKVFVTGQLTTKGPNDKPEAAYRTYEFQIAIVNYNPVVTDLNVYQGEPKTKEYLEMQRQMEASTHANP from the coding sequence ATGAAGCTGAACGTGTTCTTAGAGTCCTGGGGCTTTGTGCAGGCCGAAAACCGGTTGCACCGGTACCTGCTGATCGGGTTACTGGTCACCAATGTGGTCACGGCGTTTGCCGCGCTCCGAACCGAACGGACGGTCATCATGATTCCGCCCAATCTGACCGAGAAAGTGGAAATATCCCGGCAGGATGCCTCCGCTAAGACCTTCGAAGCCTGGGGGCTATTCCTGGCGCAATTGCTCGGCAACGTCACGCCGAACACCCTGGATTTCGTGGCCGATTCGGTCTCGCCGTTGTTGTCGTCGCAAATTCATCGAGAAACCGTGAACGCGATGCACGACCAAATCAACGCGTTAAAGATCGACAAAATCTCGACCACGTTCACGCCGAACCAAGTCTATTACGAACAGGACACCAACAAGGTGTTCGTGACCGGTCAATTGACGACCAAAGGCCCCAACGATAAACCCGAAGCCGCCTACCGCACCTACGAATTCCAGATTGCCATCGTCAATTACAACCCGGTGGTCACCGACCTGAATGTGTATCAGGGGGAGCCTAAGACAAAAGAGTATTTAGAAATGCAAAGACAAATGGAGGCCTCGACGCATGCCAATCCGTAA
- a CDS encoding replication initiation protein produces the protein MMENLETALFYKPTGTVQIANKFSLLERKLLNAIIWHSQRNKFRIEELSIPIREVFTLIGLESSENYEVIKDALRVLTSTIIEWNTFGEDRATEWGVCTFLASGVIQNGKVKYILNPKLAEKINQPTLYAKILLLVQRKVKKRHALVLYEYFLDALSRAQRDSINIIFKLPNIYHLLGTNPDVAYKIFNRDVIKPSVNEISKQTDITVTYSVNKKGRNVDELIFSIERRSPFPLPINFNVENGFTEISDNCLSHDDFSSSSAELSDVLFKNLIQYGIKETKAKSLVTEFDAERIQGNILYMLDQQRNGKTISSTAAYLVKAIETDYRPKKSPKELIDEQESKRNAELIKEKKLKEKLEKQWKKFCEQRIKEIFSKKTEDWKEEKRRDFIANIQVNNQALFRSYKKHGFDSPMVQAVFYVQLRDELLTGEEETSFEYYLRTLEDPNRPAV, from the coding sequence ATGATGGAAAATTTAGAAACGGCATTATTTTATAAGCCCACAGGCACAGTTCAGATTGCCAATAAGTTTTCATTATTAGAAAGAAAACTTTTGAATGCAATTATTTGGCATTCACAACGGAATAAATTTAGGATTGAAGAATTATCGATTCCTATTCGCGAAGTTTTCACGTTGATTGGACTTGAATCGAGCGAAAACTACGAGGTAATTAAAGATGCCCTTCGTGTTCTGACTAGCACTATTATCGAATGGAATACATTTGGTGAAGACAGAGCAACAGAATGGGGAGTCTGTACATTTTTAGCAAGCGGTGTCATACAAAATGGAAAAGTTAAATATATTCTGAACCCTAAATTAGCTGAAAAAATTAACCAACCAACTCTTTACGCAAAAATACTGTTACTAGTACAACGTAAAGTGAAAAAAAGACATGCGTTAGTTTTATATGAATACTTTTTAGATGCTTTAAGTCGAGCTCAGCGCGATTCAATCAATATAATCTTTAAACTACCTAACATATACCATTTACTTGGAACAAACCCTGATGTAGCTTATAAAATATTTAATAGAGATGTAATTAAACCATCTGTAAATGAAATTTCTAAGCAAACAGACATAACTGTAACTTATTCTGTAAATAAAAAGGGCCGGAATGTTGATGAACTAATCTTTAGCATCGAAAGAAGATCGCCATTTCCATTACCAATTAATTTTAATGTTGAAAATGGCTTTACTGAAATAAGTGATAACTGTTTATCTCATGATGATTTTTCATCCTCATCAGCTGAATTATCGGATGTACTTTTCAAAAATTTGATTCAATATGGAATTAAGGAAACAAAAGCAAAATCGCTTGTTACTGAATTTGATGCAGAGCGCATACAAGGAAATATCTTATATATGCTGGATCAACAGCGTAATGGCAAAACGATTTCTAGTACAGCAGCCTATTTAGTAAAAGCTATAGAAACAGACTACAGACCTAAAAAATCACCGAAAGAATTGATTGATGAACAAGAATCGAAAAGAAATGCTGAATTAATTAAAGAAAAAAAATTAAAAGAAAAGCTAGAAAAGCAATGGAAGAAATTTTGCGAGCAACGCATCAAAGAAATTTTTTCCAAAAAAACTGAAGATTGGAAAGAAGAAAAAAGGAGGGATTTCATTGCAAATATCCAAGTGAATAACCAAGCACTATTTCGGAGTTATAAAAAACACGGATTTGATAGCCCCATGGTTCAGGCAGTATTCTATGTGCAATTGCGGGATGAGTTATTAACTGGTGAAGAAGAAACCAGTTTCGAATATTATTTACGTACTTTAGAAGATCCTAACCGTCCTGCGGTATAG
- a CDS encoding ParA family protein, with translation MPVLVFASSKGGAGKTTAAIVLTCELARQGKDKAIDIALIDADPNQHSAAWANKPGKPKNVKLFGNVTSENILETIEEAQSQAAFVIVDLEGVASTAVIGAMSRADLVIVPCQASQNDAREAIKTIKTIKYSCKVSGRNIAYSVLFTRLSAAIITKTAKALANDFSEADIDLFKCSLIDREAFKSIFSYGGSVYDLEETSKREGASIEKAADNARLFAAEVKQKLKANLDR, from the coding sequence ATGCCTGTACTTGTGTTTGCTTCGAGCAAAGGCGGAGCTGGAAAAACAACTGCTGCAATTGTCCTGACTTGCGAATTAGCAAGGCAGGGTAAGGATAAAGCGATTGACATTGCATTAATCGACGCAGATCCCAATCAACATAGCGCGGCTTGGGCTAATAAGCCAGGGAAACCAAAAAATGTAAAATTGTTTGGCAATGTAACAAGTGAAAATATTTTAGAAACCATAGAAGAGGCCCAAAGTCAAGCTGCTTTTGTCATCGTTGATCTGGAGGGTGTAGCGAGTACTGCAGTGATAGGCGCTATGAGTCGTGCTGATCTTGTTATAGTTCCTTGCCAGGCCTCGCAGAATGATGCTAGAGAAGCAATAAAAACTATAAAAACAATCAAATATAGCTGCAAAGTTTCAGGACGAAATATTGCTTATTCGGTCCTTTTTACCCGTTTGAGCGCTGCAATCATAACCAAGACAGCTAAGGCCCTTGCTAATGATTTTTCCGAGGCAGATATTGATTTGTTTAAATGTTCATTAATAGACCGTGAAGCGTTTAAAAGCATCTTCTCTTACGGGGGATCTGTTTATGATTTAGAAGAGACCAGCAAAAGAGAAGGAGCTAGCATAGAAAAGGCTGCTGATAATGCAAGGCTTTTTGCAGCAGAAGTTAAGCAAAAATTGAAAGCAAATTTAGACAGGTAG
- a CDS encoding S26 family signal peptidase, translating to MSTTRPLDQKAFWLKRALPALLAILIGGAYLEDRFRVGIDDQKDQCLPGNHRWFLIDTYDKAIERDHLVAFVADQRMAMAPWFSFTHVVIKIATGVPGDTVRVGARDTRVNDTVVSEGLALSSKLGKPASVFIRTEFVADGDLWVTGTTPNSYDSRYWGLVHPDQLIGKVYALPF from the coding sequence ATGTCAACGACTAGACCCCTGGACCAAAAAGCCTTTTGGCTGAAACGCGCGCTCCCCGCGCTCCTGGCGATTCTGATCGGAGGGGCTTATCTGGAAGATCGGTTCCGGGTGGGGATCGACGATCAAAAGGATCAGTGTTTGCCCGGCAATCACCGTTGGTTTCTGATCGACACCTACGACAAAGCCATCGAGCGGGACCATTTGGTGGCGTTCGTCGCCGACCAACGGATGGCGATGGCGCCGTGGTTTTCGTTTACCCACGTGGTCATCAAGATCGCGACGGGCGTACCGGGTGATACGGTAAGGGTAGGGGCAAGGGACACGCGGGTCAACGATACCGTGGTCTCGGAAGGCTTGGCCTTGTCGTCCAAACTCGGCAAGCCTGCATCCGTCTTTATTCGCACCGAGTTCGTCGCGGACGGCGATTTGTGGGTCACGGGCACCACGCCCAACAGCTACGACTCGCGGTATTGGGGACTGGTGCATCCGGATCAACTGATCGGGAAGGTCTATGCGTTGCCGTTTTAA
- a CDS encoding type-F conjugative transfer system secretin TraK — MPIRNFVLMMGLMGLSCGAAVAEDSAVELPPVPASVLKTGSAPEPTTGGGITPQTIKVSPGINEIVTVAQNHLNRIVTPFPNPRVRTVSRAETQVEGNVVYVASNSEDPVTLYITPGENEALAISLTLAPKLIPPREIRLELAGVEYSRLAQSQPASKKAGDSDDTVQQEHIAQLKTTLRELALMQSPSGFSGRPVTANETVYCDQAGIQTTVGQAFDGRHTTILIAKTVNTTPQRVELDERACVGQGAGVSDVVAVAAWPEVWLEPGQSTELFVVMKQRGITDEQIRPSLLH; from the coding sequence ATGCCAATCCGTAACTTCGTACTGATGATGGGCCTGATGGGACTGAGCTGCGGTGCCGCGGTTGCGGAGGACTCAGCGGTGGAGTTGCCTCCCGTGCCGGCCAGCGTCTTAAAGACTGGTTCGGCCCCGGAGCCTACGACCGGCGGCGGCATCACCCCGCAAACCATCAAGGTCTCGCCGGGCATCAATGAAATTGTGACGGTGGCGCAAAACCATCTGAACCGAATCGTGACCCCGTTTCCCAATCCGCGGGTCAGAACCGTCAGCCGGGCCGAAACTCAAGTGGAAGGCAATGTGGTGTACGTCGCCAGCAATAGCGAGGATCCGGTGACGCTGTACATTACGCCCGGCGAAAACGAAGCGCTCGCCATTTCCCTGACTTTGGCGCCGAAACTGATCCCGCCCCGAGAGATACGCCTGGAATTGGCTGGCGTCGAGTATTCGCGCCTGGCGCAGTCGCAACCGGCGTCTAAAAAAGCCGGCGACAGCGACGATACCGTGCAGCAAGAACATATCGCCCAGCTCAAAACCACGCTGCGCGAGCTGGCGTTGATGCAAAGTCCCAGCGGGTTCAGCGGCCGACCGGTGACGGCCAACGAAACCGTTTATTGCGACCAGGCCGGGATCCAAACCACGGTGGGCCAAGCCTTTGACGGACGCCATACCACGATCCTGATCGCCAAAACTGTCAATACCACGCCGCAGCGGGTCGAGCTCGATGAGCGCGCGTGCGTCGGCCAAGGGGCTGGGGTCAGCGACGTGGTGGCGGTAGCCGCCTGGCCGGAGGTGTGGTTGGAACCCGGACAATCGACCGAGTTGTTTGTGGTGATGAAGCAGCGCGGCATTACCGACGAGCAAATTAGACCGTCGCTACTGCATTAA
- the traL gene encoding type IV conjugative transfer system protein TraL translates to MEPTKIPRFIDEPPILLIWTAHDLVIVVAMMLLGIFIDHLLYCLIASYFVIKFIRRFTDNRPNGFLVHACYWIGLLPTGAISIPNPYIRRFYQ, encoded by the coding sequence ATGGAACCGACGAAGATCCCGCGCTTTATCGACGAACCACCGATCTTGCTGATTTGGACCGCTCACGATTTGGTGATTGTGGTGGCGATGATGTTGCTCGGCATCTTCATTGACCACTTGTTGTATTGCCTGATTGCATCCTACTTCGTGATCAAGTTCATCCGCCGCTTCACCGACAACCGGCCGAATGGTTTTCTGGTACATGCGTGTTATTGGATCGGCTTGCTGCCGACCGGCGCCATCTCGATTCCCAATCCCTACATCCGGCGGTTTTACCAATGA
- the traC gene encoding type IV secretion system protein TraC: MPKLDYHRIDQLFSILAFDPDTQLFLGEDRSLSFGFLCEPLFGNDPSIADRINVLLNQEWPIDSLLQISLWASPDIDTILAALKTRRLEQQNPLYQALVSSNVDYLRGATQHAIDVALATRVRRFHVLVTAKLPLAGAKPNVKEMKQATELRLASSQALATIGLRPKTLTADVYVRLLNTLLNWQPEASWHDLVVPECDPRKLIREQLFDFDNELAVDVTGVTLGNKRVKTLSVKRFPDQIYFGSALSYLGDLLSGARGIRDNVLLTVTLHYPDSEATRMKLETKRQFTANQAVGPLLTLVPQLAVRKHHFDLLFEALNDGDRPIRAYFGMVLFCDPQEESQAVANARTYYRELGFQLLEDRYFCLPYFLNCLPLGAELRQVQVSNRYITLATRHAIPLLPLFADWAGTGSPVLNFVSRGGQLVNVSLFDSGSNFNCCIAAQSGSGKSFLTNELIVNYLTEGAQIWVIDVGRSYQNLADTLDGEFMEFTADKQICLNPFELVRSWEDEADVVAGLVTAMAAPTEKLSDFQTAGLKRVLKGLWDEKAQAMTVDDIAQRLRAEADQRLMDVGEQLFPFTLAGEYGRFFNGRNNVRFENSFTVLELEELKGRKHLQQVVLLQLIYQIQQEMYLGERDRRKIVIIDESWDLLSMGDAATFIEHGYRRFRKYGGAAVTITQSVNDLYRSPTGRAIVENSANMYLLGQKAEALEAIRAENRLPISDGAFQLLKSVHTIPGVYSEIFFITEYGQGIARLVVDPYKRLLYSTKAEHVNAIKNLKRQGLTTDAAIRQLLQPPEIRHVA; the protein is encoded by the coding sequence ATGCCTAAGCTCGACTATCACAGAATCGACCAGCTTTTTTCCATCCTGGCGTTTGACCCGGACACGCAGCTGTTTTTGGGGGAAGACCGGAGTCTTAGCTTCGGGTTTCTGTGCGAGCCCTTGTTCGGTAACGATCCCTCGATTGCCGATCGCATCAATGTCTTGCTGAACCAGGAATGGCCGATCGATTCCTTGCTCCAAATCAGCTTGTGGGCGTCGCCGGATATCGACACTATTCTGGCGGCCCTGAAAACGCGGCGATTGGAGCAACAAAACCCGCTGTATCAAGCTCTGGTTTCATCCAATGTGGACTATTTGCGCGGGGCGACGCAACATGCGATCGACGTCGCTTTGGCGACGCGGGTCCGGCGGTTTCATGTCTTGGTCACGGCCAAACTCCCGCTGGCCGGCGCCAAACCCAATGTCAAAGAGATGAAGCAAGCGACGGAGTTGCGTCTGGCCTCGTCTCAAGCCCTGGCCACCATCGGATTGAGGCCGAAGACGCTGACGGCCGACGTGTATGTGCGACTCCTCAATACCCTGCTTAATTGGCAGCCTGAAGCCAGTTGGCACGATCTGGTGGTTCCCGAATGCGATCCGCGCAAGTTGATCCGCGAACAGTTATTCGACTTCGATAACGAATTGGCGGTCGACGTGACCGGCGTGACGCTGGGCAATAAACGGGTGAAAACCCTGTCGGTCAAACGCTTTCCGGATCAAATCTATTTCGGTTCGGCGCTCAGTTATTTAGGGGATCTGTTGAGCGGCGCGCGCGGGATTCGGGACAACGTGTTGCTGACGGTGACCTTGCATTACCCGGATTCGGAAGCGACGCGGATGAAGTTGGAAACCAAACGTCAATTCACCGCCAATCAGGCGGTCGGTCCGCTGTTGACCCTTGTCCCGCAATTAGCGGTCCGAAAGCACCATTTCGATTTGCTGTTCGAGGCGCTGAACGATGGCGATCGTCCCATCCGCGCTTACTTCGGCATGGTGCTGTTTTGCGACCCGCAGGAAGAATCCCAAGCGGTGGCCAACGCGCGTACCTACTACCGGGAGTTGGGCTTCCAACTGCTCGAAGACCGCTATTTTTGTTTGCCCTACTTTTTGAACTGTCTGCCGCTGGGTGCCGAATTGCGCCAGGTGCAAGTCAGTAACCGCTATATCACGCTGGCGACCCGGCACGCGATTCCGCTATTGCCCTTGTTCGCCGACTGGGCCGGTACCGGTTCGCCGGTGCTGAATTTTGTATCGCGGGGCGGCCAGCTGGTCAATGTCTCGCTGTTCGATTCCGGCTCGAATTTCAATTGTTGCATCGCTGCCCAATCGGGCTCCGGCAAATCGTTCTTAACCAACGAACTGATCGTCAATTACCTGACCGAAGGGGCGCAGATCTGGGTGATCGACGTCGGCCGCTCGTACCAGAATCTGGCCGATACTTTGGATGGCGAATTCATGGAGTTTACCGCCGACAAGCAGATTTGCCTCAACCCTTTCGAACTGGTGCGAAGTTGGGAAGACGAGGCCGACGTGGTGGCCGGTTTGGTCACCGCGATGGCGGCGCCGACCGAAAAGCTTAGCGACTTTCAGACCGCCGGCTTAAAGCGGGTCCTGAAAGGTCTTTGGGACGAAAAGGCGCAAGCGATGACGGTCGATGACATCGCCCAGCGCTTGCGCGCGGAAGCCGATCAGCGGCTCATGGATGTCGGCGAACAGCTGTTCCCCTTTACCTTGGCCGGCGAATACGGCCGGTTTTTCAACGGCCGAAACAATGTGCGGTTCGAAAACAGTTTTACCGTGTTGGAACTGGAGGAGTTAAAGGGCCGTAAACACTTGCAACAAGTAGTGTTGCTGCAATTGATCTACCAAATCCAGCAGGAAATGTATCTGGGCGAGCGCGACCGGCGCAAGATCGTGATTATCGACGAGTCCTGGGATTTGCTGAGCATGGGCGATGCCGCCACCTTCATCGAACACGGCTACCGGCGGTTTCGCAAATACGGCGGCGCTGCGGTCACCATCACCCAATCGGTCAACGACTTGTACCGCTCGCCGACCGGGCGGGCCATCGTCGAGAACTCGGCGAATATGTACTTATTGGGCCAAAAAGCCGAAGCGCTCGAGGCCATCCGAGCGGAAAACCGCCTACCGATATCCGACGGAGCCTTTCAATTGCTCAAATCGGTGCACACCATTCCCGGCGTGTACTCGGAAATTTTCTTCATCACCGAATACGGGCAAGGCATTGCCAGGCTGGTGGTCGACCCCTACAAGCGCTTGCTGTATTCGACCAAAGCCGAGCACGTCAATGCCATCAAAAACCTCAAGCGGCAAGGGCTCACGACCGATGCCGCTATCCGACAGTTATTACAACCACCGGAGATCCGCCATGTCGCTTAA
- a CDS encoding DsbC family protein, with amino-acid sequence MKLLPAILLLASSLSYADPATQNPPARSTTTEAALFAKGAISAMKALPIDAFNMVEANGETYFISRNGRFAFKGQLMDTWSRTPITKIEQVDAVMNRIPLAEMKLNIDELGPVVVGHGKTPVVVFVDPQCPYCKKLQQQMPALADRYTFKIVPIAVLGPESSILVNKIGCMLQTQDKDKAKDALLNQAYNGLPEQLPGSCNKEPMQKTLITSALLGLSAVPFVIAQDGRTHKGVPDDLAAWLGNAQTVATAKP; translated from the coding sequence ATGAAACTTCTACCGGCCATATTATTGTTGGCGTCCAGCTTGAGCTATGCGGATCCCGCCACCCAAAACCCGCCCGCCCGATCGACGACCACCGAAGCGGCCCTGTTTGCCAAAGGCGCCATCAGCGCGATGAAGGCCTTACCGATTGATGCCTTCAATATGGTGGAAGCGAACGGCGAAACCTACTTCATCTCCCGCAATGGCCGTTTCGCCTTCAAAGGGCAGTTGATGGACACCTGGTCAAGGACGCCGATTACCAAAATCGAGCAAGTCGACGCGGTGATGAACCGGATTCCCCTGGCGGAGATGAAGCTCAATATCGACGAGCTGGGACCGGTGGTGGTCGGCCACGGTAAAACCCCGGTGGTAGTGTTCGTCGACCCGCAATGCCCGTATTGCAAAAAGCTGCAACAGCAGATGCCGGCACTAGCCGATCGGTATACCTTCAAGATCGTTCCGATCGCGGTCTTGGGACCCGAGTCGAGCATCCTGGTTAACAAAATCGGCTGCATGCTGCAAACCCAGGACAAGGATAAGGCGAAAGACGCATTGCTGAATCAGGCCTACAACGGCTTGCCGGAGCAACTCCCCGGTTCTTGCAATAAGGAACCGATGCAAAAAACGCTGATCACCTCGGCGCTGTTGGGGCTGAGCGCGGTGCCGTTTGTGATCGCCCAGGACGGCCGTACGCATAAAGGCGTCCCCGACGATTTAGCCGCCTGGCTCGGAAATGCCCAAACCGTTGCAACCGCAAAACCCTAA
- the traA gene encoding TraA family conjugative transfer protein — protein sequence MKMLQKKSAIQFLVALMAVAGMFLFSTESFAGTNSSEFNAVYTLLTNWMQGSLGKLIASAFIVVGLIAGVLRNSLMGFAVGVAAGLGLFTAPGIINAVVTATL from the coding sequence ATGAAAATGTTGCAAAAAAAATCCGCGATCCAGTTCTTGGTTGCATTGATGGCCGTGGCCGGCATGTTTCTGTTCTCCACCGAATCGTTCGCCGGTACCAACAGTAGCGAGTTCAACGCTGTGTACACCTTGTTGACCAACTGGATGCAAGGCTCGTTGGGTAAATTGATTGCATCGGCGTTCATCGTCGTCGGCCTGATTGCCGGGGTGCTGCGTAACTCCCTAATGGGCTTTGCGGTCGGTGTCGCCGCCGGTCTGGGTTTGTTCACCGCCCCCGGCATCATCAACGCCGTCGTTACCGCGACGTTGTAA